A DNA window from Turicibacter sp. TJ11 contains the following coding sequences:
- a CDS encoding molybdenum cofactor guanylyltransferase, which produces MNDKTLAILAGGQSSRMNHRNKALMTYQDKTFIERLIEAGEDFEEVIIIANDPTPYQLLNVRVIPDLSQGHGPLSGIEAALHEAKTAHVLCVACDMPLVRKEVLNYLADYEEGYDVLVPVYDERLQPLCAVYHQSIKDKVHEALMNQEYKLQSFIRRLNYEVVTTMGDECFLQTDFMNVNTPTDFLTLEAI; this is translated from the coding sequence ATGAATGATAAAACGTTAGCTATTTTAGCAGGTGGTCAATCAAGTCGAATGAACCATCGTAATAAAGCCTTAATGACTTATCAGGATAAAACGTTTATTGAACGTTTAATTGAAGCGGGTGAAGATTTTGAAGAAGTGATTATCATTGCTAATGACCCAACACCTTATCAATTATTAAATGTTCGAGTCATTCCTGATCTTTCTCAAGGTCATGGCCCATTATCAGGGATTGAGGCTGCCTTGCATGAAGCCAAAACAGCCCACGTTTTATGTGTGGCTTGTGATATGCCATTAGTTCGTAAAGAGGTTTTAAATTATTTAGCTGATTATGAAGAAGGATATGACGTTTTAGTTCCCGTTTATGACGAACGACTTCAACCGCTTTGTGCCGTTTATCATCAATCGATAAAAGATAAAGTGCATGAAGCGTTAATGAATCAAGAGTATAAATTACAGTCCTTCATCAGACGTTTGAATTATGAAGTCGTTACAACGATGGGGGATGAATGTTTTTTACAGACGGATTTTATGAATGTAAATACCCCAACCGATTTTTTAACTTTGGAGGCGATTTAA
- the mobB gene encoding molybdopterin-guanine dinucleotide biosynthesis protein B yields the protein MAKVINVIGQGSNVGKTVLMEGLIKELRSRGLTVATVKHDVHGFDIDHPGKDTYRHREAGANTVVISSKNRFAMIKEVEEEIELINILQLLKDKDIILVEGYKKSPLRKIEVYRDGVSDCIMTKEELLIAVASDVPLDLNDVSVFQSTDYIMFADLIEKEKEFEFEK from the coding sequence ATGGCGAAGGTTATAAATGTTATTGGTCAAGGATCAAATGTAGGAAAAACGGTCTTAATGGAAGGGTTAATTAAAGAGTTAAGAAGTCGAGGCTTAACTGTTGCTACGGTTAAACACGATGTTCATGGATTTGATATCGATCATCCAGGAAAAGATACATATCGTCATCGTGAAGCGGGTGCTAATACGGTTGTTATTTCATCAAAAAATCGTTTTGCAATGATTAAAGAAGTCGAAGAAGAAATAGAGTTAATTAATATCTTGCAATTATTAAAAGATAAAGATATCATTTTAGTAGAAGGCTATAAAAAAAGCCCACTAAGAAAAATTGAAGTTTATCGTGATGGTGTAAGTGATTGCATCATGACGAAGGAAGAGTTATTAATCGCGGTTGCAAGCGATGTACCACTAGATTTAAATGATGTGTCAGTGTTTCAATCAACAGACTACATCATGTTTGCTGATTTGATTGAAAAAGAAAAAGAGTTTGAATTTGAAAAATAA
- the modA gene encoding molybdate ABC transporter substrate-binding protein, producing the protein MCKKITIFMTVLVTLLLAACHKTDDQTKDIHISVAASLVPVMNEIIEAYEKEVPINIHLNSGGSGTLKKQISQGAEVGLFFSADEKYVDQLIEEGLILANKKDSTISNTLVLIKSEDAPTISTLTDLTKQSFTLAIGDVSTVPVGEYAKESFVNLNLWEELNDSLIYAKDVTAVKTYVERGEVDYGVIYQTDALTLTQASVVLPLPQDSYEPIVYSLAPIEGYKNQKECEAFMDFILSSTGKNILKSYGFDINE; encoded by the coding sequence ATGTGCAAGAAAATAACGATTTTTATGACCGTTTTAGTCACTTTGTTATTAGCAGCTTGCCACAAGACAGATGATCAAACAAAAGACATTCATATTAGTGTGGCAGCGAGTTTAGTTCCAGTGATGAATGAAATCATTGAAGCATACGAAAAAGAAGTGCCAATTAATATTCATCTAAACTCAGGTGGGTCTGGAACCCTTAAAAAGCAGATTAGTCAAGGGGCCGAGGTAGGGTTATTTTTTTCTGCTGATGAAAAGTATGTCGATCAATTAATAGAAGAAGGTTTGATTTTGGCAAATAAAAAAGATTCTACCATCTCTAATACGTTAGTGTTAATTAAAAGTGAAGATGCGCCTACTATCTCAACACTCACTGATTTAACGAAGCAATCGTTCACGTTAGCGATTGGAGACGTCAGTACGGTGCCGGTAGGAGAATATGCAAAGGAATCGTTTGTGAACTTAAATCTTTGGGAAGAACTCAACGATTCACTGATTTATGCTAAAGATGTCACGGCTGTTAAAACGTATGTAGAACGAGGCGAAGTTGACTATGGTGTGATTTATCAAACCGATGCACTGACTTTAACTCAAGCTTCAGTAGTTCTGCCACTTCCTCAAGATTCATATGAGCCTATCGTTTACTCGTTAGCACCAATTGAGGGATACAAAAATCAAAAAGAGTGCGAAGCATTTATGGATTTTATTTTATCAAGCACAGGAAAAAATATTTTGAAGTCTTATGGATTTGATATTAATGAATAA
- the glp gene encoding gephyrin-like molybdotransferase Glp → MKSFISLEEAIHILDERVDSLDIERVPLLEAIGRVCHESIYSSMNNPPFDKSAMDGYAIIANDTQHLPVTLKVIDEVFAGGHSKRELTAKTAIKIMTGAPIPKGATAVIKQEDVVIRDGIIFVEKVVKPGENICPKGEDITDGTLLVRKGKCLDYADIGILASAGIEEVDVYQKPRVAFISTGDEVSELGQPLPFGKIYNSNKYAILGRVKELGYEVTYTNHEKDCVSGIAQKIKKSLEVADVIITTGGASVGEKDLIKEAIDELGGEKLFWKILIKPGSALLCSQYQNKMIISLSGNPTAALTTFELIARPTLSKLAGHQMIGLRYEQARLNHEMTKVAKQRRFIRGFVESTPKGQVVTVTQQKGGNGILSSTIGSNCLIEIKANVGPLSEGDWVSIIKLS, encoded by the coding sequence ATGAAGTCATTTATTAGCTTAGAAGAGGCTATTCATATTTTAGATGAACGAGTTGATTCATTGGACATCGAGCGAGTTCCTTTACTTGAGGCCATCGGACGAGTTTGTCATGAATCAATTTATTCAAGTATGAATAATCCTCCTTTTGATAAGTCAGCCATGGATGGGTATGCCATTATCGCAAATGATACTCAACATTTGCCTGTAACATTAAAGGTCATTGATGAAGTATTTGCTGGTGGACATTCTAAGAGGGAACTAACAGCTAAAACAGCGATTAAAATTATGACTGGAGCTCCCATTCCTAAAGGGGCAACGGCAGTCATTAAACAAGAAGATGTTGTCATTAGAGACGGAATTATTTTTGTTGAGAAAGTGGTAAAGCCCGGTGAAAATATTTGTCCAAAAGGAGAAGATATCACCGATGGAACTCTTTTAGTAAGGAAAGGGAAATGTTTAGACTACGCAGACATCGGAATTTTAGCGAGTGCAGGAATTGAAGAGGTAGATGTGTATCAAAAACCTCGAGTGGCCTTTATTAGTACCGGTGATGAAGTTTCTGAACTTGGACAACCCCTACCGTTTGGAAAGATTTATAACAGTAATAAGTACGCGATTTTAGGTCGTGTTAAAGAGCTAGGGTATGAGGTGACGTATACTAATCACGAAAAAGATTGTGTGAGTGGTATTGCTCAAAAGATCAAAAAATCATTAGAAGTCGCTGATGTGATTATTACGACAGGTGGAGCGTCAGTAGGTGAGAAAGATTTAATCAAAGAAGCCATTGATGAACTAGGTGGCGAAAAATTATTTTGGAAAATCTTAATTAAACCAGGATCGGCGCTTCTTTGTAGTCAATATCAAAATAAAATGATTATTAGTTTATCAGGAAATCCAACGGCTGCCTTAACGACGTTTGAATTAATTGCTAGACCAACGCTTAGCAAGTTAGCGGGTCATCAAATGATAGGCTTGAGATATGAACAAGCACGCCTAAATCATGAGATGACAAAGGTTGCAAAACAACGACGTTTTATTCGTGGATTTGTTGAATCAACGCCTAAAGGTCAGGTAGTCACAGTGACTCAACAAAAAGGTGGAAATGGTATTTTAAGTTCGACAATCGGGTCTAATTGCTTAATAGAAATAAAAGCAAATGTAGGACCACTCAGTGAAGGAGATTGGGTATCCATTATTAAATTATCCTAA
- a CDS encoding MogA/MoaB family molybdenum cofactor biosynthesis protein, which translates to MYTVGIITSSDKGYAGEREDKSGAVIKEIIEQKGFKVEKYVILPDDQNMLSEEMVHMCDELKVNLILTTGGTGFSMRDVTPEATKAILDREALGICEAIRYYSLQITKRAMLSRAVSGIRKQTLIVNLPGSPKACQEALDFVLDEIIHGIQILLGEAKECARK; encoded by the coding sequence GTGTATACAGTTGGAATTATTACGAGTAGCGACAAAGGTTACGCAGGTGAGCGTGAAGATAAAAGTGGTGCAGTCATTAAAGAAATCATCGAACAAAAAGGATTTAAAGTTGAAAAATACGTTATTTTACCTGATGATCAAAACATGTTATCAGAAGAAATGGTTCACATGTGTGATGAATTAAAGGTGAATTTAATTTTAACAACAGGTGGCACAGGTTTTTCTATGCGAGATGTGACACCAGAGGCGACTAAAGCCATTTTAGATCGTGAGGCATTAGGAATTTGCGAAGCGATTCGTTATTACAGCTTGCAAATTACAAAACGTGCGATGTTATCGCGTGCCGTTTCAGGAATTCGTAAACAGACATTAATTGTGAATTTGCCAGGAAGTCCGAAAGCTTGCCAAGAAGCATTAGACTTTGTGTTAGATGAGATTATACATGGAATACAGATTTTATTAGGTGAGGCTAAAGAATGTGCAAGAAAATAA